One window of the Zea mays cultivar B73 chromosome 3, Zm-B73-REFERENCE-NAM-5.0, whole genome shotgun sequence genome contains the following:
- the LOC103650055 gene encoding pentatricopeptide repeat-containing protein At2g13600 has protein sequence MSTGGGTTLRELTALLSTLRRARLQHPAHAAQLHARLLISAGARPHPHPVLLTQLVSLYAAAGRLADALRAFRAHLPSANLHTYAVLVSAFARPYPDLAFSLFSGSRRQLRPSPHVISAVLAACAGLQPLCGRQVHTCAAKVVPPGDVFVYTGMVDVYAKGGDMESSRKVFDEMLNRGAASWNALLVGYARNKMCLEALSVFRELAAQGREVSLDQVSVSSVLSACAVAGALNYGRQVHACATKVGLELSAVCVSNALLDMYTRCGCSRESSALLNAVGCRDVVTWNIIIRSCIHDNRFKEACVLFRSMVRNGTLPDDVAFATVLQASACMSAWAIGASMHASVVKTGFLYSDGVTSSLITMYSKCGCLDDAHRAFVGAKDHLHIMSWTAMITALQQHGHGMQAIDVFENMLENGIPPDHITFVSVLSSCSHSGLVEQGRRYFDSMTRVHKITPQNEHYACMVDMFGRAGLLTEAKRFIHQMGPKQDASVLGALLWACMNCRDLEMGKEVAKKLFVIEPGNTGNYVLLANIYTSHGRLEEAKEVRRWMMFQELRKEKGCSLINN, from the coding sequence ATGAGCACGGGAGGCGGCACCACCTTGCGCGAGCTGACGGCCCTCCTCTCCACGCTGCGCCGCGCGCGACTCCAACACCCCGCTCACGCTGCGCAGCTCCACGCCCGCCTCCTCATCTCTGCTGGCGCGCGTCCTCACCCGCACCCGGTCCTCCTCACGCAGCTCGTCTCCCTCTACGCCGCCGCGGGCCGCCTCGCCGACGCGCTCCGCGCCTTCCGCGCCCATCTACCCAGCGCCAACCTGCACACCTATGCCGTCCTCGTCTCCGCCTTCGCGCGGCCGTACCCGGACCTCGCGTTCTCCCTCTTCTCGGGCTCGCGCCGCCAGCTCCGCCCCAGCCCCCATGTCATCTCCGCCGTGCTCGCCGCATGCGCCGGCCTCCAGCCTCTCTGCGGACGCCAGGTCCACACGTGCGCGGCCAAGGTCGTACCGCCCGGCGATGTGTTCGTCTACACCGGGATGGTCGACGTGTACGCCAAGGGCGGGGACATGGAGTCGTCCAGAAAGGTGTTCGATGAAATGCTGAACCGGGGCGCGGCGTCGTGGAACGCGCTCCTCGTTGGTTACGCCAGGAACAAGATGTGCCTCGAAGCCCTGTCGGTGTTCAGGGAGTTGGCCGCGCAGGGGCGGGAGGTGTCTCTCGATCAGGTGAGCGTGTCGAGTGTGCTCAGCGCTTGCGCTGTGGCAGGGGCCCTGAACTATGGTCGCCAGGTACACGCGTGCGCTACCAAGGTAGGGCTGGAGCTCAGCGCGGTTTGTGTCAGCAACGCTCTTCTTGACATGTACACCAGGTGTGGATGCTCACGAGAATCTTCCGCTCTGCTAAATGCTGTGGGTTGCAGGGATGTTGTCACCTGGAACATCATCATTCGTAGCTGCATTCATGACAATCGGTTCAAGGAAGCTTGTGTGCTGTTCCGGTCCATGGTCAGGAACGGTACCTTGCCGGATGATGTAGCCTTTGCTACTGTGTTGCAGGCATCAGCGTGTATGTCGGCATGGGCTATAGGAGCAAGCATGCATGCCTCCGTCGTGAAGACAGGGTTCTTATACAGTGATGGCGTCACTAGCTCGCTAATCACCATGTATTCCAAATGTGGCTGCTTGGACGATGCACACCGAGCATTTGTGGGGGCAAAAGATCATCTGCATATAATGTCCTGGACGGCCATGATAACTGCACTGCAGCAGCATGGACATGGCATGCAGGCAATTGATGTATTTGAGAATATGCTAGAGAATGGCATTCCTCCTGACCACATCACATTTGTGAGTGTTCTCTCTTCCTGTAGCCACAGCGGACTTGTTGAGCAAGGACGCAGGTACTTCGATTCGATGACTCGAGTTCATAAGATCACACCACAGAATGAGCACTATGCGTGCATGGTTGACATGTTTGGGCGAGCAGGCCTTCTAACTGAGGCAAAGCGATTCATTCACCAGATGGGACCTAAGCAAGATGCATCAGTCCTTGGGGCACTCCTTTGGGCTTGCATGAACTGCAGGGACCTTGAGATGGGTAAGGAGGTTGCCAAGAAGCTTTTTGTGATTGAGCCAGGTAATACCGGGAACTATGTCCTGCTTGCTAATATCTATACGTCACATGGAAGATTGGAGGAGGCAAAGGAGGTGCGGAGGTGGATGATGTTTCAGGAGTTAAGGAAGGAAAAGGGATGCAGTTTAATCAACAATTGA